A part of Sporomusaceae bacterium FL31 genomic DNA contains:
- the sigW_2 gene encoding ECF RNA polymerase sigma factor SigW, whose translation MSYKVGGILLSDEELAAQMQLGSEEALEQLVSRYHIAIYSYIARMSGDHHASSDIVQEIFIKLCKGIRKYQTGSPFKPWLYRIASNTYKDYCKTAYVRKVVPGLGQIDNDPVNPVTPEETFLKNYEREQFIHAINSLSDIYREIVLLRYYQELKLEEIAIVLNIPTGTVKSRLYNGLAQLKQRLAAKEF comes from the coding sequence ATGAGCTATAAGGTTGGTGGTATTTTGCTCTCAGATGAAGAATTAGCAGCACAAATGCAATTAGGCAGTGAAGAGGCTTTGGAACAGCTTGTTTCACGTTACCACATCGCCATATATAGTTATATAGCAAGGATGAGCGGTGATCATCATGCATCAAGTGATATCGTTCAGGAAATTTTTATTAAATTGTGTAAAGGCATTCGAAAGTATCAGACGGGTTCACCGTTTAAACCCTGGTTGTATCGTATTGCCAGCAATACTTATAAAGATTACTGTAAGACGGCTTATGTCAGAAAAGTCGTGCCAGGACTTGGTCAAATCGACAATGATCCAGTTAATCCGGTAACACCAGAGGAGACTTTTTTGAAAAATTACGAGCGAGAGCAATTTATCCACGCAATCAACAGTCTAAGTGATATTTACCGGGAAATAGTTCTACTGCGGTATTACCAAGAGCTTAAACTGGAGGAAATTGCTATTGTGCTTAATATTCCAACCGGGACAGTTAAATCCAGGCTGTATAATGGGCTGGCTCAATTAAAACAGCGGTTAGCAGCGAAGGAGTTTTAG
- a CDS encoding ABC transporter ATP-binding protein: MITLKLVNLEKQYLINKMALQNVSASFTAGLHVFIGPNGAGKTTLFRILAGVLNPGLGDVWWCNQKLGSNKGSYKQRLGYLPQHFDFYPDMCGKEILYYMAKLKGIPPELQTARIYEIAELTGLHPVFNKKIMEWSTGLKRRLGIAQAILNDPDILILDEPMLGLDPQEKLFFWDYFSQLARERIVLISSNTLTDFITLGDRLLVLVEGKVEFDGQFQEFLETVTGKVWSVSLSLEAAQSLQPAYAISAFHGLPGACQIRIVSDHCPDIAGVRPEQPKLADAYHYLVGYRHFKLKE; encoded by the coding sequence ATGATTACACTAAAGCTTGTCAATCTTGAAAAACAGTATCTAATCAATAAAATGGCTTTACAAAATGTTTCTGCTAGTTTTACAGCAGGGCTGCATGTTTTCATTGGCCCAAACGGGGCTGGGAAGACTACTCTATTTCGAATATTAGCTGGTGTATTGAATCCCGGCTTAGGGGATGTTTGGTGGTGCAATCAAAAACTTGGTTCCAATAAGGGGAGTTATAAACAACGTTTAGGGTATTTACCGCAGCATTTCGATTTTTATCCTGATATGTGCGGGAAAGAAATTCTCTATTATATGGCAAAGTTAAAAGGCATTCCACCCGAGTTGCAGACAGCAAGGATTTATGAAATTGCTGAGTTGACCGGTCTTCATCCAGTTTTCAATAAAAAAATTATGGAGTGGTCAACCGGATTGAAACGGCGATTGGGAATTGCTCAGGCAATTCTAAATGACCCAGATATTTTAATCCTCGATGAGCCTATGCTGGGGCTTGATCCACAAGAGAAGCTGTTCTTTTGGGACTATTTCTCCCAGTTGGCAAGGGAGCGGATTGTGCTGATTAGCAGCAACACGCTGACTGATTTTATTACTTTGGGTGATCGATTATTGGTATTGGTGGAAGGAAAAGTTGAATTTGACGGGCAATTTCAAGAGTTTCTAGAAACTGTAACCGGAAAAGTCTGGTCAGTCAGCTTGTCTCTAGAAGCAGCTCAAAGCTTGCAACCGGCTTATGCGATCAGTGCCTTTCATGGGTTGCCTGGTGCTTGTCAAATAAGAATTGTGAGTGACCATTGTCCTGATATTGCGGGAGTAAGACCAGAACAACCAAAGCTTGCTGATGCTTATCATTATCTTGTCGGGTATCGTCACTTCAAGCTAAAGGAGTAA
- a CDS encoding ABC transporter ATP-binding protein: MILEMNHVTKSYLGSRPVLVNISCRLENGLIGVVGPNAAGKTTLVKILAGIESPTAGQVFLNQLDLNNHKKLLHSMLGYLPQEFGFYQNITGEDMLDYIAVLKGLHTKKERRYQVDEVIELVNLRGSAKTNISEYSFGMRRRLGIAQALLGNPQILIFDEPLEGLDQSEQVRVGQVFDELARQRLVIIATHFLNDFDYAARSLMVLHQGRLFYHGSAAELARLADGAVWEAETDYEQLELIKDSYRIMGVHHDGERMLVRLLGRGRPPGKVSAIKATVEEGYLMMMDVADR, translated from the coding sequence TTGATTTTAGAGATGAATCATGTTACAAAAAGCTATTTAGGAAGTCGGCCTGTTTTAGTCAATATTAGCTGTCGTTTGGAGAATGGGCTGATTGGAGTTGTCGGTCCCAATGCCGCAGGCAAAACCACGTTGGTTAAAATTCTCGCAGGAATAGAAAGTCCAACGGCCGGACAGGTATTCTTAAATCAACTGGATTTAAACAATCATAAAAAGCTACTGCATTCGATGTTAGGCTATCTACCGCAAGAATTTGGTTTTTATCAAAATATAACGGGTGAAGACATGCTTGATTATATTGCGGTTTTGAAAGGTCTTCATACTAAAAAAGAACGCCGGTATCAAGTAGATGAAGTCATCGAACTGGTTAACCTTAGAGGAAGTGCCAAAACAAATATTAGCGAATACTCTTTCGGTATGAGACGAAGGCTGGGAATAGCGCAAGCTTTGTTGGGGAATCCCCAAATATTGATATTTGATGAGCCGTTAGAAGGATTGGATCAAAGTGAACAGGTGCGTGTCGGTCAAGTATTTGACGAGCTTGCCCGGCAGCGGTTAGTGATTATTGCAACTCATTTTCTCAATGATTTTGATTATGCTGCCAGATCACTGATGGTGCTGCACCAAGGCAGGCTGTTTTATCACGGCTCAGCAGCTGAGTTGGCCAGGTTGGCAGACGGGGCAGTTTGGGAAGCCGAGACTGACTATGAGCAGCTTGAGCTGATTAAAGATTCCTACCGGATCATGGGTGTACACCACGATGGCGAACGGATGTTAGTTCGGCTGCTGGGTCGTGGAAGGCCACCAGGTAAAGTCAGTGCGATAAAGGCTACCGTGGAGGAAGGATATTTGATGATGATGGATGTTGCTGACCGATGA
- a CDS encoding iron-sulfur protein, giving the protein MDRREFIKIATYAGLGTFLLPGCHTARTSLPEERNLSGNQGNSAVISDLIIVQGSQPESMLTKGFEALGGIQNFVKPGNTVVVKANFSVPRLPEEACTTNPLLAAALIKLCRQAGAKEIKVIDYPFTNPVICLEKTGIKKAVLEAGGKIYTLNNGLERYFTPVKINGQALLEVDYSKDVLEADVFFNLPILKHHYITDVTMGLKNMMGLVWDRGYFHTGELHRCIAELATVRRPTLTILEAIRGITANGPTGPGPIQEYNQLIFGTDPVAVDAYGATLFGKKPAKLDYLRIAAEKGVGQLDWEKLNVKRV; this is encoded by the coding sequence GTGGATCGCCGAGAATTTATTAAAATTGCCACTTATGCCGGTCTTGGAACCTTTCTGCTGCCAGGTTGTCATACAGCCAGAACGTCCTTGCCAGAAGAAAGAAATTTATCAGGGAATCAAGGGAATAGTGCAGTTATCAGTGATTTAATTATTGTCCAGGGGAGTCAGCCTGAATCCATGCTGACTAAAGGATTTGAGGCCTTAGGTGGTATTCAAAATTTTGTCAAACCAGGCAATACAGTTGTCGTAAAAGCAAACTTCAGTGTTCCGCGCTTACCGGAAGAAGCTTGTACCACCAATCCCTTGTTGGCCGCTGCATTGATTAAGCTTTGCCGGCAAGCGGGGGCAAAGGAAATCAAAGTGATTGATTATCCTTTTACCAATCCGGTTATTTGCTTAGAAAAAACGGGAATTAAGAAAGCCGTCCTAGAAGCAGGCGGAAAAATCTATACGCTCAATAATGGCCTGGAACGCTATTTTACACCAGTAAAAATTAACGGGCAGGCGCTCCTAGAAGTTGATTACTCTAAAGATGTCTTGGAGGCTGATGTATTTTTTAACCTGCCAATTCTGAAACATCATTATATTACTGATGTAACAATGGGGCTAAAAAATATGATGGGACTGGTATGGGATCGTGGTTACTTTCATACCGGCGAACTCCATCGTTGTATTGCTGAACTAGCAACCGTTAGAAGACCTACCCTGACTATTCTGGAGGCCATTCGCGGAATAACGGCTAATGGGCCGACAGGTCCAGGACCCATTCAGGAATATAACCAATTGATATTTGGTACTGATCCGGTGGCTGTTGATGCCTATGGTGCCACATTATTTGGCAAAAAGCCAGCTAAACTTGACTATTTACGGATAGCAGCCGAAAAAGGAGTCGGCCAGCTGGATTGGGAAAAATTGAATGTGAAAAGAGTATAG
- a CDS encoding (Fe-S)-binding protein: MRLLTLALWRRIIPCFMLVAVIILFWRHQYPLPADANALLWFSRLDPILLLAEWRSTGVLPGWFWLPFVMIAITLAGGRLFCGWLCPLGGLLAQLPRRYSRLQSIPWLYSSRYAWLLFTLMLLLAGSNWPVFLTPFHLLSEELFRLWKGTVPWLLAGILLSGIFIYPRFWCNHICPTGLLLAAMARWRSGRLVVDSVCSHCGVCTKVCPTHSLQIMAGLVAEDCMVCGRCWQACPQEALTWQSRAVKKADDYSSAGLSRRQFFKGGFAVFVAGAGWPLLQPSSAPAVLRPPGAVAEEEFLARCSRCSRCVKVCPSQCLIPMPIEAGITAFLTPSIIPRQAKCELCLLCQEVCPTMAIESVPLQQVKIGLAILDERRCLVWAEKKLCLLCREQCPVHAIEADEYNRPYVNNKLCVGCGGCENGCPLKQAAIVVRPI, translated from the coding sequence ATGAGACTGCTTACACTTGCTCTTTGGCGCAGAATCATTCCCTGTTTCATGCTGGTAGCCGTTATTATCCTGTTTTGGCGCCACCAGTACCCGCTGCCTGCTGATGCTAATGCCTTACTCTGGTTCTCGCGCCTTGATCCGATCCTCCTGTTGGCGGAGTGGCGATCTACGGGAGTCCTTCCAGGCTGGTTTTGGCTGCCATTCGTGATGATTGCAATCACCTTGGCAGGTGGACGGTTATTTTGTGGCTGGTTATGTCCTTTGGGTGGACTGCTGGCGCAACTTCCACGCCGGTATAGCCGACTGCAATCGATTCCCTGGTTGTATAGCAGTCGCTATGCCTGGCTGCTGTTTACGCTGATGTTATTGCTGGCAGGCAGCAACTGGCCGGTCTTTTTAACACCATTTCATTTGTTAAGCGAGGAACTTTTCCGGCTGTGGAAAGGGACAGTGCCCTGGTTGTTGGCCGGAATTTTATTGAGTGGTATTTTCATTTATCCCCGCTTTTGGTGCAATCACATCTGTCCTACCGGCTTACTGTTAGCGGCAATGGCACGCTGGCGTTCTGGACGTCTGGTGGTTGACAGCGTGTGTAGTCATTGCGGTGTTTGTACTAAAGTGTGCCCGACCCATTCGCTTCAAATCATGGCAGGCCTGGTGGCAGAGGATTGTATGGTATGCGGGCGGTGTTGGCAAGCCTGTCCTCAAGAAGCATTAACTTGGCAGAGTCGCGCTGTCAAAAAAGCGGATGATTACAGTTCTGCCGGTCTATCCCGCCGCCAATTCTTTAAAGGAGGATTCGCCGTTTTTGTCGCTGGAGCTGGCTGGCCATTGCTGCAGCCTTCTTCCGCACCCGCTGTGCTTAGACCACCAGGGGCGGTGGCTGAAGAGGAATTCTTAGCACGCTGTAGTCGTTGCAGCCGGTGTGTGAAGGTCTGTCCAAGCCAGTGTTTAATTCCTATGCCGATAGAAGCAGGGATAACCGCTTTCTTGACTCCTAGCATTATACCCCGTCAGGCTAAATGTGAATTATGCCTGTTATGTCAGGAAGTTTGTCCCACTATGGCCATAGAATCCGTCCCCCTGCAACAGGTAAAGATTGGCTTGGCTATCTTGGATGAGCGAAGGTGTCTGGTCTGGGCTGAAAAAAAACTATGTTTATTATGTCGGGAGCAGTGTCCTGTGCATGCTATTGAAGCAGATGAATATAATCGTCCTTATGTAAATAATAAGCTGTGTGTCGGCTGTGGCGGGTGTGAAAACGGTTGTCCGCTTAAACAAGCAGCCATTGTTGTTCGACCAATCTAG
- a CDS encoding cation transporter, whose protein sequence is MISDFEAAGRLLIALALGSIVGGERQWRGKSAGLRTHVLVSMGSCLLMILSQNLYVSVQGLTNADPARLAAQVVSGIGFLGAGTIMKEGPTVVGLTTAATLWVVAAIGLAVGSGYMICALITTALSYATLEWLSKLVSKCYVSTCDVSLMIKIIDAPGQLSKIISYFEGNEINICDIRIADRENRILGICFMLRTKAPCIDDLLNDLNKLEGVVEVKHEVA, encoded by the coding sequence ATGATTAGCGATTTTGAAGCTGCAGGCAGGCTGCTAATTGCCTTAGCATTGGGGTCAATCGTTGGGGGTGAACGGCAATGGCGAGGGAAATCTGCCGGATTACGAACCCATGTATTGGTCAGTATGGGTTCGTGTTTACTCATGATTTTATCTCAAAATCTCTATGTGTCAGTACAAGGATTAACGAATGCCGATCCGGCCCGTTTGGCAGCTCAAGTTGTAAGTGGAATCGGCTTTTTAGGGGCTGGTACCATTATGAAAGAAGGACCAACTGTTGTGGGGCTTACCACAGCGGCCACCCTTTGGGTGGTTGCCGCTATTGGGTTGGCAGTAGGCAGTGGCTATATGATTTGTGCACTGATTACCACTGCCCTTTCCTATGCTACGCTCGAATGGTTGTCCAAATTGGTAAGCAAATGCTATGTGTCAACCTGTGATGTCAGTCTGATGATTAAAATCATTGATGCACCGGGGCAACTCAGCAAAATTATTTCTTATTTCGAGGGTAATGAGATTAACATCTGTGATATTCGTATTGCGGACAGGGAAAACAGGATACTAGGCATATGTTTTATGCTGCGAACGAAAGCACCTTGCATTGATGATTTACTGAATGATCTTAATAAGCTTGAGGGGGTTGTTGAGGTCAAGCATGAAGTCGCTTAA